The window GCGCGAAGCGGCCCGGGCCGGCGGTGTCAGCTCCATCGGCGTGGACTCCTGGGCCGTGGACTACGGGCTCCTGGATGCGGACGGCGCGCTGCTCGGCTCGCCCCACCACTACCGGGACACCCGGACCGAGGGCGTGGCCGAGCGGGTGTGGGCGACGGTAGGGCCCGAGGAGCTGTACCGGATCACCGGTCTGCAGCATCTGCCGTTCAACACCGTGTTCCAGCTCGCCTCCGCCGCCGGGAGCGCCCAACTGGGCGCAGCACGCCGGCTGCTGCTCGTCCCCGACCTGCTCGTCCACTGGCTGACCGGTTCCGTCGGCGCCGAGGAGACCAACGCCTCCACCACGGGTCTCTTCGACGCCCGCACCGGAAGCTGGTCCCAGGACGTCCTCGAACGGCTCGGGATCGACCCCGCACTGCTGCCCGCGCTGCGGGCACCGGGCGACCCTGCCGGCACGCTGCTGCCGCACGTCGCCGCGTACGCCGGTCTGGACCCCCGGACCCCGGTGACCACGGTCGCCTCGCACGACACCGCCTCCGCCGTCGTCGCGGTCCCGGCCACCGAGCCGGACTTCGCCTACATCTCCTGCGGCACCTGGTCGCTCGCGGGCCTCGAACTGGACGCGCCGGTACTGACGGAGGCGTCCCGGGCAGCCAACTTCACCAACGAGCGCGGCATCGACGGCACCGTCCGCTATCTGCGGAACATCATGGGCATGTGGCTGTTCGAGGAGTGCCGGCGGACCTGGGAGCGGCAGGGGTTGCCGGCCCACATCCCCACCCTCCTCACGGAGGCGGCCCGCGCCACGCCGTTCACGGCCGTGATCGATCCGGACGCCCCCGAGTTCATGGCCCCGGGCGACATGCCCGGCCGTATCCAGGAGTACTGCCGCCGCACCGGCCAGCCGGTCCCCGAAGGCCAGGGGCCGCTGGTCCGCTGCATCCTGGAGAGCCTCGCCCTGGCCCACCGGAGTACGTTGCGTCAGGCCGCCGAGCTGGCCGGCCGTGACATCACCCGGGTCCACCTCGTCGGCGGGGGCTCGCGCAACGACCTGCTCTGCCAGCTCACCGCCGACGCCACCGGACTGCCCGTCGTCGCCGGCCCCACCGAGGCCACCGCGCTCGGCAACATCCTCGTCCAGGCCAGGGCAGCCGGGCTGGTCGGGGACCTGGCGTCGATGCGCCGTCTCGTCGCGGCCACCCAGCACCTGCGGCACTACAGCCCCAGTGGCGACGCGGCGGCCTGGGACGCGGCCGCCGCCCGGCTGGCCGGTCACACCGGCGGGTGACCGCCGTCCGGCCGGGACCGGCGACGGAGAGCGGTCGTCAGCTGCCGTACCCGGCACGTCGGGCAGCCGGTCCGGCAGGAACGTGCGCTGCAGCGCCAGCACGAGGGCGTGTTCCTCGCTGTGGCTGCGCAGCGCCTCAAGGGCCAGGGCACACGCCTGGGCGAGCTGGGAGAGCAGCTCGCGGTCGTCGGCGCCGACGAGTGTCGCGGCGTCGACGGCGAGCGCGACCGGCGGGCGGCCCCGCTTGGTGCGGGCCAGGACCAGCGCCACCCGGTCGGGGAAGACGTCGGAGTGGCGGTTTCCGTACCGGCAGGCGGCTTCTCTCCACTCGGCGCCCGACAGGACGGCGATCTCCGTGCCGGTACCGTCGCCGAGGGCCTTCTCCGACAGGAAGTCCAGCAGGCGGGGGTCGCCGTGCGCGAGGGTGACCGGCGGCTCTCCGGCTCCTCGGGGTCGGCCGGCCTGCCGCGGCACCAGGTTGACGGTCTGCCCGTCGGGGCTGAGGGCGACGGCCACGGCGGGCGAGTACATCAGCGCGGCGGCTCCTGCCGCCGCCGCGTGGGTGAAGGACTCGCCGTCCCTCGCCCCGTACACGGCGAGGGTGCTGCTGTTCAGCGCGGCGACCCGGGTCGCGAGCCGCTCGGCACGGCGGCGGGCGCGGGCGTACCGGAGGGCGGCGGTGACGGTCGCCAGGAGTTCGTCCGGGGCGATCGGCTCACTGAGGTAGGCGTCGGCACCCCGGTGCAGCCC of the Streptomyces sp. NBC_00102 genome contains:
- a CDS encoding rhamnulokinase family protein; translation: MTTTPPSSAFRSAFAAVDLGATSGRVILGRVGPDNLDLTEVHRFPNTPVRLPDGLRWDVLALFQGVLDGLREAARAGGVSSIGVDSWAVDYGLLDADGALLGSPHHYRDTRTEGVAERVWATVGPEELYRITGLQHLPFNTVFQLASAAGSAQLGAARRLLLVPDLLVHWLTGSVGAEETNASTTGLFDARTGSWSQDVLERLGIDPALLPALRAPGDPAGTLLPHVAAYAGLDPRTPVTTVASHDTASAVVAVPATEPDFAYISCGTWSLAGLELDAPVLTEASRAANFTNERGIDGTVRYLRNIMGMWLFEECRRTWERQGLPAHIPTLLTEAARATPFTAVIDPDAPEFMAPGDMPGRIQEYCRRTGQPVPEGQGPLVRCILESLALAHRSTLRQAAELAGRDITRVHLVGGGSRNDLLCQLTADATGLPVVAGPTEATALGNILVQARAAGLVGDLASMRRLVAATQHLRHYSPSGDAAAWDAAAARLAGHTGG